A window of the Cuculus canorus isolate bCucCan1 chromosome 3, bCucCan1.pri, whole genome shotgun sequence genome harbors these coding sequences:
- the SCARA3 gene encoding scavenger receptor class A member 3 isoform X4, with protein MREDEPAGGEEEEMPSFSYRLSGRARTNCSQCQKNLSLQTAVKVLYIFSILLIVAVTVLAALVFKKVDSISNDIRSAQTYYEKKIISIQEDLQGMDKKTSGNCSLCHETGQMGQEITKLQGELEEIQKMLLVQEILLDRTSQTHNQLSSTNKKITSEVDNCSFSIQQVNESLGQLLAQVGGWQVVTSQLDNSLKGLTQDCYDVRAAMQQMNFTLGQTSDWIQVIQRKTDEETLTLQKITTEWQNYTRLFSGLRATSSKTSELVKSIQGSVSAAARQVGQNSESMHDLVLQVMGLQLQLDNISSFLDDHEENMNDLRYHNRYTQNRTAERFETLEGRMTSHEIEISTIFANINATDSHVHSMLRYLDDVRLSCTLGFHTHAEELYYLNKSLSLVQGTTDLLRERYSLLSARLDFDIRNLSMIMEEMKVVDVRHGEMLKNITILRGTF; from the exons ATGAGAG AAGACGAGCCAGcgggaggagaggaagaggagatgcCGTCCTTCAGCTACCGACTGAGCG GCAGGGCACGGACCAATTGCAGCCAGTGCCAGAAGAACCTCTCCCTCCAGACGGCTGTCAAAGTCCTCTacatcttctccatcctcctcatcGTGGCTGTGACTGTGCTGGCTGCCTTGG TGTTCAAGAAAGTCGACTCCATCTCCAATGACATCCGCTCAGCCCAGACTTATTACGAGAAGAAAATCATTTCCATCCAAGAGGACCTCCAAGGGATGG ATAAGAAGACCTCAGGGAACTGCTCCCTCTGCCACGAGACAGGACAAATGGGCCAGGAAATCACCAAGCTGCAGGGCGAGCTGGAGGAGATCCAGAAGATGCTTTTGGTTCAAGAAATCCTGCTTGATCGGACCTCCCAGACCCACAACCAGCTCTCATCCACCAACAAAAAGATCACAAGTGAGGTGGACAACTGCTCCTTCTCCATCCAGCAGGTCAATGAAAGCTTGGGGCAGCTCTTGGCCCAGGTTGGGGGCTGGCAAGTGGTCACCTCCCAGCTAGACAACTCTCTCAAGGGTTTGACCCAGGACTGCTACGATGTCCGAGCAGCCATGCAGCAGATGAATTTCACCCTAGGGCAAACTTCCGACTGGATCCAGGTCATCCAGAGGAAGACAGATGAGGAGACGCTGACGCTGCAGAAGATCACCACCGAGTGGCAGAACTACACCCGCCTCTTCAGTGGGCTGCGGGCTACCTCCTCCAAGACCAGTGAGCTGGTGAAGAGCATCCAAGGCAGTGTCAGTGCCGCAGCTCGGCAGGTTGGCCAGAACTCAGAGAGCATGCACGACCTGGTGCTGCAGGTGATGGGGCTACAGCTGCAGCTGGACAacatctcctccttcctggATGACCATGAGGAGAACATGAATGATTTGCGCTACCACAACAGGTACACACAAAACCGCACGGCCGAGCGCTTCGAGACCTTGGAAGGTCGTATGACCTCTCACGAGATCGAGATCAGCACCATCTTTGCCAACATCAATGCCACTGACAGCCATGTCCACAGCATGCTCCGCTACCTGGACGACGTGCGGCTCTCCTGCACCTTGGGCTTCCACACCCACGCTGAGGAGCTCTACTACCTGAATAAGTCCCTCAGCCTGGTCCAGGGCACCACGGACCTGCTGCGAGAGCGTTATAGCCTGCTCAGCGCCCGGCTGGACTTTGACATCCGCAACTTATCCATGATCATGGAGGAGATGAAGGTGGTGGACGTCCGGCATGGGGAGATGCTGAAGAACATCACCATCTTACGAG
- the SCARA3 gene encoding scavenger receptor class A member 3 isoform X1 — MREDEPAGGEEEEMPSFSYRLSGRARTNCSQCQKNLSLQTAVKVLYIFSILLIVAVTVLAALVFKKVDSISNDIRSAQTYYEKKIISIQEDLQGMDKKTSGNCSLCHETGQMGQEITKLQGELEEIQKMLLVQEILLDRTSQTHNQLSSTNKKITSEVDNCSFSIQQVNESLGQLLAQVGGWQVVTSQLDNSLKGLTQDCYDVRAAMQQMNFTLGQTSDWIQVIQRKTDEETLTLQKITTEWQNYTRLFSGLRATSSKTSELVKSIQGSVSAAARQVGQNSESMHDLVLQVMGLQLQLDNISSFLDDHEENMNDLRYHNRYTQNRTAERFETLEGRMTSHEIEISTIFANINATDSHVHSMLRYLDDVRLSCTLGFHTHAEELYYLNKSLSLVQGTTDLLRERYSLLSARLDFDIRNLSMIMEEMKVVDVRHGEMLKNITILRGVPGLPGPRGLKGDVGIKGPPGSEGEKGDVGSLGSPGPQGPPGHPGPPGPQGERGPLGFKGFPGLKGAKGSFGQSGSRGQGGPKGDPGPPGPAGVPGPMGPPGPQGEPGPPGTTGAVGQAGPMGTKGDPGLRGPPGPPGPPGPPGQ; from the exons ATGAGAG AAGACGAGCCAGcgggaggagaggaagaggagatgcCGTCCTTCAGCTACCGACTGAGCG GCAGGGCACGGACCAATTGCAGCCAGTGCCAGAAGAACCTCTCCCTCCAGACGGCTGTCAAAGTCCTCTacatcttctccatcctcctcatcGTGGCTGTGACTGTGCTGGCTGCCTTGG TGTTCAAGAAAGTCGACTCCATCTCCAATGACATCCGCTCAGCCCAGACTTATTACGAGAAGAAAATCATTTCCATCCAAGAGGACCTCCAAGGGATGG ATAAGAAGACCTCAGGGAACTGCTCCCTCTGCCACGAGACAGGACAAATGGGCCAGGAAATCACCAAGCTGCAGGGCGAGCTGGAGGAGATCCAGAAGATGCTTTTGGTTCAAGAAATCCTGCTTGATCGGACCTCCCAGACCCACAACCAGCTCTCATCCACCAACAAAAAGATCACAAGTGAGGTGGACAACTGCTCCTTCTCCATCCAGCAGGTCAATGAAAGCTTGGGGCAGCTCTTGGCCCAGGTTGGGGGCTGGCAAGTGGTCACCTCCCAGCTAGACAACTCTCTCAAGGGTTTGACCCAGGACTGCTACGATGTCCGAGCAGCCATGCAGCAGATGAATTTCACCCTAGGGCAAACTTCCGACTGGATCCAGGTCATCCAGAGGAAGACAGATGAGGAGACGCTGACGCTGCAGAAGATCACCACCGAGTGGCAGAACTACACCCGCCTCTTCAGTGGGCTGCGGGCTACCTCCTCCAAGACCAGTGAGCTGGTGAAGAGCATCCAAGGCAGTGTCAGTGCCGCAGCTCGGCAGGTTGGCCAGAACTCAGAGAGCATGCACGACCTGGTGCTGCAGGTGATGGGGCTACAGCTGCAGCTGGACAacatctcctccttcctggATGACCATGAGGAGAACATGAATGATTTGCGCTACCACAACAGGTACACACAAAACCGCACGGCCGAGCGCTTCGAGACCTTGGAAGGTCGTATGACCTCTCACGAGATCGAGATCAGCACCATCTTTGCCAACATCAATGCCACTGACAGCCATGTCCACAGCATGCTCCGCTACCTGGACGACGTGCGGCTCTCCTGCACCTTGGGCTTCCACACCCACGCTGAGGAGCTCTACTACCTGAATAAGTCCCTCAGCCTGGTCCAGGGCACCACGGACCTGCTGCGAGAGCGTTATAGCCTGCTCAGCGCCCGGCTGGACTTTGACATCCGCAACTTATCCATGATCATGGAGGAGATGAAGGTGGTGGACGTCCGGCATGGGGAGATGCTGAAGAACATCACCATCTTACGAG GTGTTCCTGGCCTTCCAGGTCCCCGCGGCCTCAAGGGCGATGTGGGCATCAAGGGCCCCCCAGGAAGCGAAGGAGAAAAGGGCGACGTGGGCAGCCTGGGCTCACCGGGACCCCAGGGCCCTCCCGGACATCCTGGACCCCCAGGTCCCCAGGGCGAAAGGGGTCCCCTGGGCTTCAAAGGCTTCCCTGGCCTTAAGGGTGCCAAAGGCAGCTTCGGGCAATCCGGCTCCCGGGGACAGGGAGGACCCAAGGGAGACCCTGGTCCCCCAGGACCTGCTGGGGTGCCGGGGCCAATGGGACCTCCTGGCCCACAGGGTGAGCCAGGACCTCCCGGGACCACTGGGGCTGTGGGTCAAGCTGGCCCCATGGGGACCAAAGGGGACCCTGGTTTACGAGGtcccccagggccaccaggCCCCCCTGGTCCCCCAGGACAGTGA
- the SCARA3 gene encoding scavenger receptor class A member 3 isoform X3 gives MPSFSYRLSGRARTNCSQCQKNLSLQTAVKVLYIFSILLIVAVTVLAALVFKKVDSISNDIRSAQTYYEKKIISIQEDLQGMDKKTSGNCSLCHETGQMGQEITKLQGELEEIQKMLLVQEILLDRTSQTHNQLSSTNKKITSEVDNCSFSIQQVNESLGQLLAQVGGWQVVTSQLDNSLKGLTQDCYDVRAAMQQMNFTLGQTSDWIQVIQRKTDEETLTLQKITTEWQNYTRLFSGLRATSSKTSELVKSIQGSVSAAARQVGQNSESMHDLVLQVMGLQLQLDNISSFLDDHEENMNDLRYHNRYTQNRTAERFETLEGRMTSHEIEISTIFANINATDSHVHSMLRYLDDVRLSCTLGFHTHAEELYYLNKSLSLVQGTTDLLRERYSLLSARLDFDIRNLSMIMEEMKVVDVRHGEMLKNITILRGVPGLPGPRGLKGDVGIKGPPGSEGEKGDVGSLGSPGPQGPPGHPGPPGPQGERGPLGFKGFPGLKGAKGSFGQSGSRGQGGPKGDPGPPGPAGVPGPMGPPGPQGEPGPPGTTGAVGQAGPMGTKGDPGLRGPPGPPGPPGPPGQ, from the exons atgcCGTCCTTCAGCTACCGACTGAGCG GCAGGGCACGGACCAATTGCAGCCAGTGCCAGAAGAACCTCTCCCTCCAGACGGCTGTCAAAGTCCTCTacatcttctccatcctcctcatcGTGGCTGTGACTGTGCTGGCTGCCTTGG TGTTCAAGAAAGTCGACTCCATCTCCAATGACATCCGCTCAGCCCAGACTTATTACGAGAAGAAAATCATTTCCATCCAAGAGGACCTCCAAGGGATGG ATAAGAAGACCTCAGGGAACTGCTCCCTCTGCCACGAGACAGGACAAATGGGCCAGGAAATCACCAAGCTGCAGGGCGAGCTGGAGGAGATCCAGAAGATGCTTTTGGTTCAAGAAATCCTGCTTGATCGGACCTCCCAGACCCACAACCAGCTCTCATCCACCAACAAAAAGATCACAAGTGAGGTGGACAACTGCTCCTTCTCCATCCAGCAGGTCAATGAAAGCTTGGGGCAGCTCTTGGCCCAGGTTGGGGGCTGGCAAGTGGTCACCTCCCAGCTAGACAACTCTCTCAAGGGTTTGACCCAGGACTGCTACGATGTCCGAGCAGCCATGCAGCAGATGAATTTCACCCTAGGGCAAACTTCCGACTGGATCCAGGTCATCCAGAGGAAGACAGATGAGGAGACGCTGACGCTGCAGAAGATCACCACCGAGTGGCAGAACTACACCCGCCTCTTCAGTGGGCTGCGGGCTACCTCCTCCAAGACCAGTGAGCTGGTGAAGAGCATCCAAGGCAGTGTCAGTGCCGCAGCTCGGCAGGTTGGCCAGAACTCAGAGAGCATGCACGACCTGGTGCTGCAGGTGATGGGGCTACAGCTGCAGCTGGACAacatctcctccttcctggATGACCATGAGGAGAACATGAATGATTTGCGCTACCACAACAGGTACACACAAAACCGCACGGCCGAGCGCTTCGAGACCTTGGAAGGTCGTATGACCTCTCACGAGATCGAGATCAGCACCATCTTTGCCAACATCAATGCCACTGACAGCCATGTCCACAGCATGCTCCGCTACCTGGACGACGTGCGGCTCTCCTGCACCTTGGGCTTCCACACCCACGCTGAGGAGCTCTACTACCTGAATAAGTCCCTCAGCCTGGTCCAGGGCACCACGGACCTGCTGCGAGAGCGTTATAGCCTGCTCAGCGCCCGGCTGGACTTTGACATCCGCAACTTATCCATGATCATGGAGGAGATGAAGGTGGTGGACGTCCGGCATGGGGAGATGCTGAAGAACATCACCATCTTACGAG GTGTTCCTGGCCTTCCAGGTCCCCGCGGCCTCAAGGGCGATGTGGGCATCAAGGGCCCCCCAGGAAGCGAAGGAGAAAAGGGCGACGTGGGCAGCCTGGGCTCACCGGGACCCCAGGGCCCTCCCGGACATCCTGGACCCCCAGGTCCCCAGGGCGAAAGGGGTCCCCTGGGCTTCAAAGGCTTCCCTGGCCTTAAGGGTGCCAAAGGCAGCTTCGGGCAATCCGGCTCCCGGGGACAGGGAGGACCCAAGGGAGACCCTGGTCCCCCAGGACCTGCTGGGGTGCCGGGGCCAATGGGACCTCCTGGCCCACAGGGTGAGCCAGGACCTCCCGGGACCACTGGGGCTGTGGGTCAAGCTGGCCCCATGGGGACCAAAGGGGACCCTGGTTTACGAGGtcccccagggccaccaggCCCCCCTGGTCCCCCAGGACAGTGA
- the SCARA3 gene encoding scavenger receptor class A member 3 isoform X2 — MWQGLILPSLHSGRARTNCSQCQKNLSLQTAVKVLYIFSILLIVAVTVLAALVFKKVDSISNDIRSAQTYYEKKIISIQEDLQGMDKKTSGNCSLCHETGQMGQEITKLQGELEEIQKMLLVQEILLDRTSQTHNQLSSTNKKITSEVDNCSFSIQQVNESLGQLLAQVGGWQVVTSQLDNSLKGLTQDCYDVRAAMQQMNFTLGQTSDWIQVIQRKTDEETLTLQKITTEWQNYTRLFSGLRATSSKTSELVKSIQGSVSAAARQVGQNSESMHDLVLQVMGLQLQLDNISSFLDDHEENMNDLRYHNRYTQNRTAERFETLEGRMTSHEIEISTIFANINATDSHVHSMLRYLDDVRLSCTLGFHTHAEELYYLNKSLSLVQGTTDLLRERYSLLSARLDFDIRNLSMIMEEMKVVDVRHGEMLKNITILRGVPGLPGPRGLKGDVGIKGPPGSEGEKGDVGSLGSPGPQGPPGHPGPPGPQGERGPLGFKGFPGLKGAKGSFGQSGSRGQGGPKGDPGPPGPAGVPGPMGPPGPQGEPGPPGTTGAVGQAGPMGTKGDPGLRGPPGPPGPPGPPGQ; from the exons ATGTGGCAGGGCCTGATTCTTCCCTCTCTGCACTCAGGCAGGGCACGGACCAATTGCAGCCAGTGCCAGAAGAACCTCTCCCTCCAGACGGCTGTCAAAGTCCTCTacatcttctccatcctcctcatcGTGGCTGTGACTGTGCTGGCTGCCTTGG TGTTCAAGAAAGTCGACTCCATCTCCAATGACATCCGCTCAGCCCAGACTTATTACGAGAAGAAAATCATTTCCATCCAAGAGGACCTCCAAGGGATGG ATAAGAAGACCTCAGGGAACTGCTCCCTCTGCCACGAGACAGGACAAATGGGCCAGGAAATCACCAAGCTGCAGGGCGAGCTGGAGGAGATCCAGAAGATGCTTTTGGTTCAAGAAATCCTGCTTGATCGGACCTCCCAGACCCACAACCAGCTCTCATCCACCAACAAAAAGATCACAAGTGAGGTGGACAACTGCTCCTTCTCCATCCAGCAGGTCAATGAAAGCTTGGGGCAGCTCTTGGCCCAGGTTGGGGGCTGGCAAGTGGTCACCTCCCAGCTAGACAACTCTCTCAAGGGTTTGACCCAGGACTGCTACGATGTCCGAGCAGCCATGCAGCAGATGAATTTCACCCTAGGGCAAACTTCCGACTGGATCCAGGTCATCCAGAGGAAGACAGATGAGGAGACGCTGACGCTGCAGAAGATCACCACCGAGTGGCAGAACTACACCCGCCTCTTCAGTGGGCTGCGGGCTACCTCCTCCAAGACCAGTGAGCTGGTGAAGAGCATCCAAGGCAGTGTCAGTGCCGCAGCTCGGCAGGTTGGCCAGAACTCAGAGAGCATGCACGACCTGGTGCTGCAGGTGATGGGGCTACAGCTGCAGCTGGACAacatctcctccttcctggATGACCATGAGGAGAACATGAATGATTTGCGCTACCACAACAGGTACACACAAAACCGCACGGCCGAGCGCTTCGAGACCTTGGAAGGTCGTATGACCTCTCACGAGATCGAGATCAGCACCATCTTTGCCAACATCAATGCCACTGACAGCCATGTCCACAGCATGCTCCGCTACCTGGACGACGTGCGGCTCTCCTGCACCTTGGGCTTCCACACCCACGCTGAGGAGCTCTACTACCTGAATAAGTCCCTCAGCCTGGTCCAGGGCACCACGGACCTGCTGCGAGAGCGTTATAGCCTGCTCAGCGCCCGGCTGGACTTTGACATCCGCAACTTATCCATGATCATGGAGGAGATGAAGGTGGTGGACGTCCGGCATGGGGAGATGCTGAAGAACATCACCATCTTACGAG GTGTTCCTGGCCTTCCAGGTCCCCGCGGCCTCAAGGGCGATGTGGGCATCAAGGGCCCCCCAGGAAGCGAAGGAGAAAAGGGCGACGTGGGCAGCCTGGGCTCACCGGGACCCCAGGGCCCTCCCGGACATCCTGGACCCCCAGGTCCCCAGGGCGAAAGGGGTCCCCTGGGCTTCAAAGGCTTCCCTGGCCTTAAGGGTGCCAAAGGCAGCTTCGGGCAATCCGGCTCCCGGGGACAGGGAGGACCCAAGGGAGACCCTGGTCCCCCAGGACCTGCTGGGGTGCCGGGGCCAATGGGACCTCCTGGCCCACAGGGTGAGCCAGGACCTCCCGGGACCACTGGGGCTGTGGGTCAAGCTGGCCCCATGGGGACCAAAGGGGACCCTGGTTTACGAGGtcccccagggccaccaggCCCCCCTGGTCCCCCAGGACAGTGA